The genomic stretch CTTGCGGGTTGTCAGGCGACAGCGAAAACTGGTCCGGAGGCGACACGAAAACTGGTCCACCCCGTGGAGCGAGCCAGGCAGGACGACAAGGGCAGCGCAGGGGCGCCATCTCTGGAGCCGATGGTTCTGGAGACAGCTGTGCAGACCCCTCAGGACGTGGAGGCGATGCGACGGCTATCGGCAGCAGGTTGGGGCCGGAGGCGGATTGCTAAAGAACTGGGCTGTTCACCGGAGACGGTGCGCAAGTACCTGCGGCAGGGTGGCTGGCAGCCCTACGGGAAGCCCTGCCGCAACACGGTTCTCGATGGCCAACGGGAGTGGCTGCGGCAGCGGTTTATGGCCCACCGCGGCAATGCCGATGTGGTGCGGCAGGAGCTGGCCAGTGAGAAGGGAATCGAGGTGAGCCTGCGGACAGTGGAGCGTGCCGTGGAGCCGTGGCGGCGGGAGCTGCGCAACGCGGCCCTGGCGACGGTGCGGTTTGAGACCCCGCCGGGCCGGCAACTGCAGGCAGACTTTGGCCAGTGCCTGGTGAGCATTGGCGGCGAGCGGGTGCGGGTGCACCTGGCGGTGCTCACCCTGGGGTACTCGCGCCGGCTGCTGGTGCGGGCATTCCGCAGCGAGAAGCAGGACCACTGGCTCCAGGCCCTGGAGGAGGGTTTCCGCCACTGGGGCGGGGTACCGCAGGAGGTGCTGGTGGATAACGCCCGTGCGCTGGTGAGCCAGCACGATCCCGAGCGCAACATCCTGGTTTTTGCCGAGCGGCTGGAGGAGTTCGCCCGTTACTGGGGGTTCAAGCCCCGTGCCTGTCGGCCGTACCGGGCCAGAACCAAAGGCAAGGACGAGCGTGGGGTGGCGTACGTCAAGAGGAACGCCATCGCTGGGCGGGAGTTCAGCAGCTGGGCGGAGTTTGAGGCCCATCTGGTGCGCTGGACCCGCGAGGTGGCCGACCTGCGGGTGCACGGCACCACCGGCGAGGCGCCGCTGGACCGGTTTGTGCGGGCAGAAGCCCAGGCGTTGCAGCCGCTGGAGGCCAAGCCGTCGTTCCTGGCGGAGCGGGAGCTGGTGCGGATCGTGCACAGCGACTGCTGCGTGGAGGTGGAGGCGAACTGGTACTCGGCGCCGCAGGCGCTGATCCGTCAGCGGGTGAGCGTGCTGGTGCGCGATCAACAGGTACTGATCCGCCACGGCGGCCGGATCGTCGCTGAGCACAGGCGCCAGCGGCCCGGTAGCCGCAGCCGCCAGGTGATCGACGGCCATTGGGAGGGCCTGCTGCCGCAACGGCAGCAGCGCGAGGCGGAGCGATCGCTGCGGGATGGCAACGCAAGACGTGATCAGGAGCAGCGCCCGGTCCGCAGCTCTGAACTGGCCCGGCCTCTGGCGGTTTATGCCGAGCTGATCGGGGAGGTGGCGGCATGAGTCCCACCAACCCACGCAACCGATCCACAGCGGCGATACCACCGGTACCGACCGAGGAGCTGGAGGCAATGCTCACCCGCCTACGGCTCCCAGCAATCCGCGACCGCCTCGATGCGCTGCTGGAGGAAGCGGCAAGGCGGGAGATGAACCTGCGCGAGGCCCTGGCCTGGCTGTGCGCGGCCGAGGTGGCACGCAAAGACCAGCTGCGGATGGAGATGGCGCTGCGGCTGGCGCGCTTCCCCTATGTGCGCACGCTGGAAGCGTTCGATTTCGAGGCCCAGCCGTCGATCGACCCGGCCCAGATCCGTGAGTTGGCCACCTGCCGCTGGGTGGCCAACGGCGAC from Synechococcus sp. CBW1107 encodes the following:
- the istA gene encoding IS21 family transposase — protein: MERARQDDKGSAGAPSLEPMVLETAVQTPQDVEAMRRLSAAGWGRRRIAKELGCSPETVRKYLRQGGWQPYGKPCRNTVLDGQREWLRQRFMAHRGNADVVRQELASEKGIEVSLRTVERAVEPWRRELRNAALATVRFETPPGRQLQADFGQCLVSIGGERVRVHLAVLTLGYSRRLLVRAFRSEKQDHWLQALEEGFRHWGGVPQEVLVDNARALVSQHDPERNILVFAERLEEFARYWGFKPRACRPYRARTKGKDERGVAYVKRNAIAGREFSSWAEFEAHLVRWTREVADLRVHGTTGEAPLDRFVRAEAQALQPLEAKPSFLAERELVRIVHSDCCVEVEANWYSAPQALIRQRVSVLVRDQQVLIRHGGRIVAEHRRQRPGSRSRQVIDGHWEGLLPQRQQREAERSLRDGNARRDQEQRPVRSSELARPLAVYAELIGEVAA